TCAAATTTGGCAATAAATCAAAAGGAGGAAATGTAAATGAGTGACCTTCTTTTAAAAGTGGAAAATGTAGGGATTCAATTTGGTGGTTTGAAAGCCGTATCTGGTTTGAACATGGAAATGCATCAAGGTGAACTTATTGGATTAATTGGCCCTAATGGTGCAGGGAAAACTACAAGTTTTAATATGTTAACGGGTGTTTATAAACCGACAGAGGGTGTCATTACATTCGATGGCAAAAAGACGAATAATATGTCTCCCCACCAAGTAACAAAAAGTGGTGTTAGTCGTACATTCCAAAATATTCGACTATTTAAAGAATTATCAGTTTTGGATAATGTAAAGGTAGCAAATCATTCGCTCGCACATCACTCTGTTTTTAGCTCTATTCTGCGTTTACCTAGTTATTTCTCAGGTGAAGCGAAAATGGAACAAGAATCAATCGAGTTTTTGAAGATTTTTGGTTTAGATAAGTATAAGCACGAATTAGCAAAGAACCTTCCATATGGGATGCAACGCCGACTTGAAATAGCTAGGGCTTTAGCAGCTAAACCAAAGCTTTTACTGCTAGATGAACCAGCAGCAGGGATGAATCCACAAGAAACACATGATCTAATGGAGCTGATTGCGCTTATCCGTGAAAAGTTCGATTTGACGATTCTTTTAATCGAACACGATATGGGGCTAGTAATGGGAATTTGTGAACGTATTTATGTTCTTGACCATGGTCAACTAATTGCTCATGGTAATCCAGAAGAAATTCGTAATAATCCAAAAGTAATTGAAGCTTATTTAGGTGAGGAGGTAACGGATTAGGATGCTGAAGGTAAACGACATCAATGTATTTTACGGTAATATTCAAGCATTAAAGGGTGTCTCCTTAGAGGTAAATGAAGGTGAGATTGTAACGTTAATAGGAGCAAACGGAGCAGGTAAGAGTACACTGTTAAAAACGTTATCAGGATTATTAAAACCGAAACAAGGAACTATTGAATATCTCGGTAGTTCAATTACTGGAAAGCCGGCACAATCTATCGTAAAAGTAGGCATTTCGCATGTTCCAGAAGGACGGCGTGTATTTGCTAATATGACTGTAGAAGAAAATCTTGAATTAGGTGCGTATTTACGGAAAGATCGAGCAGAGATTGCAAAGGATAAAGAACGTATCTTTGATATATTTCCAATTTTGTTGGAACGTAGCAAGCAACTATCCGGTACTTTATCTGGTGGAGAACAACAAATGCTTGCAATGGGTCGTGCAATTATGGCAAAACCTAAATTACTATTGTTAGATGAACCATCAATGGGATTAGCGCCAATCATGGTAAAGACGATTTTTAATACAATAGAAGAAATTCGTAAAGAAGGAACCACTATTCTATTAGTTGAACAAAATGCTCATATGGCACTTTCAATAGCCGATCGTGCATACGTAATTGAAACTGGGCGTGTTGTATTATCTGGCACAGCAAAAGAATTACAAGAAACTGAACAAGTAAAAGCCGCATATTTAGGCGGATTGTAATCAAGGAAAAACCATATTCTCAATGTTTTTAAATCATTGGGAATATGGTTTTTTAATATACATAAATAAAGGGATATATTCTTAAATTGTAGAAATAAATTAGTTAAATACCCATGATTATATTCTAAAAGAACGGAGAAATCTTAATGATTGACATACATAGTCATATTATTTTTGATATTGATGATGGTCCAAAAAGTTTGGAAGATTCTATAAAAATGCTAATCAATGCAACAACTGAAGGTATTACAGAAATCATCTTTACTTCTCATGCTTTCCACCCTCTTTATCATGCGAATGCTAAAACAGTTAAGGAAAGACTAAATATATTACAGCATGGATTAGAAGTACATAATATTCCTTTAAAACTACAAGCTGGGCATGAAGTACGTATCAATGAACATATTTGCCGACAAATTGATGAAGGCAGCGCATTAACCTTAGCTAACTCTAAGTACTTACTTATAGAATTACCATCATACGGAATGCCAAAATATACATTTGAAATCGTCAATCAGTTGAAAGCAAAAAATATCGTACCAATCATCGCTCATCCTGAGAGAAATAAAGGAATTACAGAAAGACCTGAACTACTTGAGCAGTTAATTCGACAAGGGGCTCTCTCTCAAATAACGGCAGGTAGTGTTATCGGTCATTTTGGAAAAAGTATTCAGCGCACAGCGTTAAGTCTAATTGATGCAAATTTAGTACATACTTATGGTTCAGATGTACATAATTTGAAGACAAGACCATTTTTGTTTGACAAGGGACTAACTTATTTAGAAAAGCACAAACGTCCTAATTTCGTAGATTTCTGTTTAGAAAATAATCGACGAATTATTGCAAATCGAGAAATAATTGCATTTGAACCAATGGATATAGGGAAAAAAAAATGGTGGAATTTCTTCATAAGTAAATAAGTGTATAGTATTTAGAGCAGACAAATGAATAAAATTGGAAAAGTAAGGCCACTTTAAAGGAGTTCGGTAAATGGACAATTTCTTTATAGTGGCTTTTAACATAAGGTAAATGGTAAAAAACGCAGATAATTAATAGTAAAATATTCTTCGTTCAAACCTTGCAAAGATGAATCCCTTCAATAATCCTTTAAAGAAAATTGAATAAGCTAATTACTAATCTAGTAGGAATTTTCCTTAAAAGTATGAATAACTTCCGACAGTGAACACTATACTACTAACAGATGAGAGTAATAGATAGACCGGATAAGGAGGGAAAATAATTGGAAGCAACTATTAAACTAAGTGATCTATTTAAAATTCTAAAAGCCCATCTATTTCTAATCATTGCTATAACAGTAGTTTCGGTTAGCATTGCTACCATTATTAGTTATTTTGTGCTAACACCAATTTATACTGCAGATACACAAATACTAGTCAACCAAAAAAGTGACAAGAAAGATCCATATGTAGCTTCATCTCAAATTGATGCTGATCTTCAGATGATTAATACGTATAATGTCGTAATTAAAAGTCCCTTAATTTTATCGAAGGTTATTGAAAAACTAGATTTAAATAGTACACCTGAAACTTTAACAAATCAAATAACCATTTTAAACACTAATAATTCACAGGTTTTTACCGTTCATGTAGAAGATGCTAAAGCATCCCAAGCTGTAGATATTTCAAACACTATTGCGGAAATATTTAAAAGTGAAATCCCAACGTTGATGAAGGTTGATAATATCAATATTTTATCCTATGCGAAATTAAGTGAACATCCAATTCCTGCAAAACCTAATAAACTACTAAACATTGGGATTTCAGGAATTATCGGTTTGATGATAGGAATTGGTCTTGCAATCTTAATAGAAACACTTGATACAAGGATTAAATCAGAACAGGATGTAGAGGACATTTTAGATATTCCTATTATCGGTTTAGTCAGCCCGATTAATATAGATAAAAAAACATCGAGATTAAAAAGACAAACAAGTAATATCGACGCAGTCTAGTGAAGTAAGGAGGATATAGAAATGTTTTATTCTAAAAAACCAAAAAAAGGAAAACAGTTGAAATTAGAACGTAATCTTGTTACTATTTCAGATTCAAAGTCCATCATATCTGAGCAATTTCGAACTATACGTACAAATATTACGTTTTCTGTAACTGATCAAGAGTTAAAAACAATTTTAGTGACATCATCTATACCAGGTGAAGGAAAGTCAACGAATGCTGCTAACATTGGGGTTGTCTTTGCACAAGAAGGAAAAAAAGTATTAATAATAGATGCAGATATGCGTAGACCAACATTACATCATACTTTTCGTTTACCAAATATAGATGGTTTATCGAATGTACTTGTTAGAAAGCAAACTGTTCAAAAAGTAGTACAAGAAACATCTATAGTAGGACTATATGTAATGACTAGTGGCCCTCTTCCTCCTAATCCATCAGAACTGCTCGCTTCAAAAACAATGGAGGCATTATTAAGAATTGTAGAGCAAGAATATGATCTAGTTATATTTGACTCACCGCCTTTATTACCAGTAACGGATGCTCAAATTTTATCTCATAAATGTAACGGTACAATATTGATAGTAGATATGAATATTGCTAAAAAAGAAGATGTTAAGAAAGCAAAGTTATCTCTTAATAATTCAC
This window of the Rummeliibacillus pycnus genome carries:
- a CDS encoding ABC transporter ATP-binding protein, which encodes MSDLLLKVENVGIQFGGLKAVSGLNMEMHQGELIGLIGPNGAGKTTSFNMLTGVYKPTEGVITFDGKKTNNMSPHQVTKSGVSRTFQNIRLFKELSVLDNVKVANHSLAHHSVFSSILRLPSYFSGEAKMEQESIEFLKIFGLDKYKHELAKNLPYGMQRRLEIARALAAKPKLLLLDEPAAGMNPQETHDLMELIALIREKFDLTILLIEHDMGLVMGICERIYVLDHGQLIAHGNPEEIRNNPKVIEAYLGEEVTD
- a CDS encoding ABC transporter ATP-binding protein; amino-acid sequence: MLKVNDINVFYGNIQALKGVSLEVNEGEIVTLIGANGAGKSTLLKTLSGLLKPKQGTIEYLGSSITGKPAQSIVKVGISHVPEGRRVFANMTVEENLELGAYLRKDRAEIAKDKERIFDIFPILLERSKQLSGTLSGGEQQMLAMGRAIMAKPKLLLLDEPSMGLAPIMVKTIFNTIEEIRKEGTTILLVEQNAHMALSIADRAYVIETGRVVLSGTAKELQETEQVKAAYLGGL
- a CDS encoding tyrosine-protein phosphatase — translated: MIDIHSHIIFDIDDGPKSLEDSIKMLINATTEGITEIIFTSHAFHPLYHANAKTVKERLNILQHGLEVHNIPLKLQAGHEVRINEHICRQIDEGSALTLANSKYLLIELPSYGMPKYTFEIVNQLKAKNIVPIIAHPERNKGITERPELLEQLIRQGALSQITAGSVIGHFGKSIQRTALSLIDANLVHTYGSDVHNLKTRPFLFDKGLTYLEKHKRPNFVDFCLENNRRIIANREIIAFEPMDIGKKKWWNFFISK
- a CDS encoding YveK family protein, with the protein product MEATIKLSDLFKILKAHLFLIIAITVVSVSIATIISYFVLTPIYTADTQILVNQKSDKKDPYVASSQIDADLQMINTYNVVIKSPLILSKVIEKLDLNSTPETLTNQITILNTNNSQVFTVHVEDAKASQAVDISNTIAEIFKSEIPTLMKVDNINILSYAKLSEHPIPAKPNKLLNIGISGIIGLMIGIGLAILIETLDTRIKSEQDVEDILDIPIIGLVSPINIDKKTSRLKRQTSNIDAV
- a CDS encoding CpsD/CapB family tyrosine-protein kinase, translating into MFYSKKPKKGKQLKLERNLVTISDSKSIISEQFRTIRTNITFSVTDQELKTILVTSSIPGEGKSTNAANIGVVFAQEGKKVLIIDADMRRPTLHHTFRLPNIDGLSNVLVRKQTVQKVVQETSIVGLYVMTSGPLPPNPSELLASKTMEALLRIVEQEYDLVIFDSPPLLPVTDAQILSHKCNGTILIVDMNIAKKEDVKKAKLSLNNSQAKILGVILNNSALPRNHYHYQYK